AGCCCGGTCCGGCGTTCGAACCCGCGCAGCATCGCCGCCACCCGGGGTTCGGTCGCCGGGTCCACGGTCTGGATCCGTGCGGTGCCGTCGACGTGCACGACGGCCGGGATGCGGTCCTTCCACTCCGGCTTGGTGTCGTGGACGAACAGCATGTACGGGCTGGGGAACGGGCCGCCGGTGAAGATGTCGGGGGCCCGGTCGGCCAGCACCATCGGCGCGACCGGCCGGAACTGCTCCCGGCCCTTGACGTCGTTGAGCCGCTCGAGGTTGCCGGAGTGACCGGGGTGGGCCATCAGCGACCGATGGCCGAGCGCGCGCGGACCGAACTCGGACCGGCCCTGGAACCACGCGACGACCTGGTTGTCGGCCAGCGCCTCGGCGACCGTCTCGGCCACGTCGTCGGGCCGCTCGTAGGGGACGGCGGCGGTCTTCAGCCAGGCCTCGATCTCGGCGTCGGGCCAGCCGCGGCCGAGGTCGGCGCCGGACAGCGGTTCGGGATCGATCCCGTTGAGGGCCGACAGGAAGACCGCGGCGCCCAGCGCGGTGCCCGCGTCGCCCGCGGCCGGCTGCACCCAGACCCGGTCGAACGGCCCTTCGCGGACGATCCGGGAGTTCGCGACGCAGTTCAGCGCGGTGCCGCCGGCCATCGTGAGCAGCGAGTCGCCGGTCTGGCCGTGCAGCCAGCGGGCCAGGTCGAGCAGGACGTCCTCGAGCACCAGCTGGGCGGAGGCGGCGATGTCGGCGTGCTCCTGGGTCCAGGCCTCGTTCTCGCCGCGGATCGGGGCGAACTCGGTCCAGTCGATGCCGGTGGCGTGGAAGCCGCCGTCCTGGGTGGAGTACACCCGCTTGCGTAGTTCGTCGGCCATCCGTGGCGACCCGTAGGAGGCCAGCGCCATCACCTTGAACTCGTCCGACGAGCGGAGGAAACCGAGGTGGGCGGTGAGGTCCTCGTAGAACAGACCGAGCGAGTGCGGGAGCCGCTGCGAGGCGAGCGTGTGCAGTTCGTTGCCGACCCGGCGTCCGGCGAGGTGGGACGTCGCCTCGCCGCGGCCGTCGAGCACCAGCACGGAGCCGGTCGCGGAGTCCGGAGCCGCGTACGCGGCCGAGGCGGCGTGGGCGACGTGGTGGCGGACGAACTTGACCTTGGCCGGGTCGAGGCCGGGCAGGGCCTCGGCCAGGAAGCCCGGAGCTTCTCGGGCGTATCTCTGTCGAAGGTGGTCCCAGGGGTCGTTCAGTCCGAGGTCCTCGGCCGGCTCCGACAGTGCGGGGTCGTACGAGTACCCCACGTAGTCGATGTCCTGCGGACGGAGGCCGGCCTGCGCGAGGCACCAGGCGGCCGCTTTCTCGGGCAGCTCCCAGGCCGAGAACGGCAGCGGACGCTTGCCGTGCTTGCGCCGGGAGAATCGCTCTTCTTCAGCTGCGGCCACGACCTTTCCGTCCACCACGAGGCACGCGGAGGGATCGTGGAACAGCGCGTTGATGCCGAGCACACGCATCGGCGGCTCCCTTCCAGCGGCAGCGTTCGGTAGTCGCGGGGGAGTCGTTTGCCGGCCGGAACGGCTCACTCGAGAGCCCGGCGGCCCCATCCGCACCGAGGCAGATACCCCTGGTGCGAGCG
This genomic window from Cryptosporangium phraense contains:
- a CDS encoding carbamoyltransferase — translated: MRVLGINALFHDPSACLVVDGKVVAAAEEERFSRRKHGKRPLPFSAWELPEKAAAWCLAQAGLRPQDIDYVGYSYDPALSEPAEDLGLNDPWDHLRQRYAREAPGFLAEALPGLDPAKVKFVRHHVAHAASAAYAAPDSATGSVLVLDGRGEATSHLAGRRVGNELHTLASQRLPHSLGLFYEDLTAHLGFLRSSDEFKVMALASYGSPRMADELRKRVYSTQDGGFHATGIDWTEFAPIRGENEAWTQEHADIAASAQLVLEDVLLDLARWLHGQTGDSLLTMAGGTALNCVANSRIVREGPFDRVWVQPAAGDAGTALGAAVFLSALNGIDPEPLSGADLGRGWPDAEIEAWLKTAAVPYERPDDVAETVAEALADNQVVAWFQGRSEFGPRALGHRSLMAHPGHSGNLERLNDVKGREQFRPVAPMVLADRAPDIFTGGPFPSPYMLFVHDTKPEWKDRIPAVVHVDGTARIQTVDPATEPRVAAMLRGFERRTGLPVVVNTSLNTAGRPMVDDVRDALECFGSAPVDLLALGPFVVRRGRMFA